From one Rhopalosiphum padi isolate XX-2018 chromosome 2, ASM2088224v1, whole genome shotgun sequence genomic stretch:
- the LOC132923209 gene encoding protein masquerade → MARSGVVAPLVQLLLCAAALRPAAVMVSGQDADSLASSFFSGLLDTITSTADSKDCPGVCVHTLATLICYEVLENVKCPSPTMRCCVEPPPLPANGTAAAVNKVDQTTQTAVSSTRPQTVSSSSQQQRPAVNSSSADNPGIVCPGVCVAERIADYCEAVLNVTEMCKTGLRCCVSKDAFAGAEHLVVLDRNSTRISLNNAPHRPPPPSSTTTTAATTTAAADTSASAPPPPVGSKQCRGECVSGLFALFCDDVDADAYCPGDDSSCCVTAPADGQSGQQQPPPPPPPRPAQPSKQPSAKPPPPSTTAAGPPLPKCPGFCLLNLMAAFCERPSVLVSYTSTCKRGSVCCDNTKAAAPSPSHTAQKPKPRPPAPTTTTVATPPAPPDGRPECPGSCIVPYLSFTCFRNAEMTDVFKCRKPGTQCCASKTQIREVVEQKTGVINQGANSQQSTPQTYGGFTHRNDTIPPFRPHVPSSLQVYTPSPVDYSANPTVSTLTTSNPVPSKPSTYSKYVCGVKGTSRTRTSRVVGGEDADAAEWCWQVALINSLNQYLCGGALIGTQWVLTAAHCVTNIVRSGDAIYVRVGDHDLTRKYGSPGAQTLRVATTYIHHNHNSQTLDNDIALLKLHGQAELKDGVCLVCLPARGVSHAAGKRCTVTGYGYMGEAGPIPLRIREAEIPVVSDTECIRKINAVTEKIFILPASSFCAGGEAGNDACQGDGGGPLVCQDDGFFELAGLVSWGFGCGRIDVPGVYVKVSSFIGWINQIISVNNL, encoded by the exons GTTTACTGGACACTATTACCAGCACGGCAGACAGCAAGGACTGTCCTGGTGTATGCGTGCACACGCTGGCCACGCTCATATGCTACGAGGTGCTAGAAAACGTCAAGTGCCCTAGCCCGACGATGCGGTGCTGCGTGGAACCTCCTCCGCTACCAGCCAACGGCACGGCAGCCGCCGTCAACAAGGTGGACCAAACTACGCAAACCGCAGTGTCCAGCACCCGCCCGCAAACG GTCTCCTCTAGCAGCCAACAGCAGAGGCCGGCTGTTAACTCGTCGTCCGCGGACAATCCGG GGATCGTGTGTCCGGGAGTGTGTGTGGCTGAGAGGATAGCGGACTACTGCGAGGCCGTTCTAAACGTGACGGAGATGTGCAAGACGGGTCTGCGATGTTGCGTGTCCAAGGACGCGTTCGCCGGTGCAGAACACCTGGTCGTGTTGGACAGAAACTCGACCAGGATCAGCTTGAACAACGCCCCACACCGGCCGCCGCCACCATCGTCCACCACGACGACGGCGGCAACGACCACAGCGGCCGCGGATACCTCAGCGTctgcgccgccgccgcccgtaGGCAGCAAACAGTGTCGCGGCGAATGCGTCAGTGGGCTGTTCGCGCTGTTTTGCGACGACGTGGACGCCGACGCGTACTGTCCCGGCGACGACAGCAGCTGTTGCGTCACCGCGCCCGCCGACGGACAGTCGGGCCAGCAGCagccaccaccgccaccaccaccgcgTCCCGCTCAGCCGTCCAAACAACCTTCGGCCAAGCCGCCGCCACCGTCCACCACGGCCGCGGGGCCACCGTTGCCCAAGTGCCCGGGCTTCTGTTTGCTCAACCTGATGGCCGCGTTCTGTGAACGGCCGTCGGTACTGGTGTCGTACACGTCCACGTGCAAACGCGGCTCGGTGTGCTGCGACAACACCAAGGCGGCCGCCCCGTCGCCCTCACACACAGCGCAAAAGCCCAAGCCCCGGCCACCCGCGCCGACCACCACCACAGTGGCCACGCCACCTGCACCGCCCGACGGACGGCCAGAGTGTCCGGGATCGTGCATTGTCCCTTACTTGTCGTTCACTTGTTTCA GAAACGCAGAAATGACGGACGTATTCAAATGTCGAAAACCGGGAACTCAGTGTTGTGCTTCAAAAACTCAAATCCGCGAAGTTGTCGAACAGAAAACTGGCGTCATTAACCAAGGGGCCAATTCACAGCAATCTACGCCGCAAACCTATGGTGGGTTTACACACAGAAACGACACCATACCTCCGTTTAGGCCGCACGTGCCCAGTTCGTTACAAGTATACACCCCGTCGCCAG TCGATTACTCAGCGAATCCTACAGTATCCACGCTGACTACGTCAAATCCTGTACCTTCCAAACCGTCGACGTATAGCAAGTACGTATGCGGTGTAAAGGGAACGTCTAGGACGCGGACGTCGAGAGTAGTCGGCGGGGAAGATGCGGACGCGGCCGAGTGGTGTTGGCAAGTGGCGTTGATCAACTCTTTAAACCAATATCTCTGCGGTGGAGCATTGATCGGCACTCAGTGGGTGTTGACCGCTGCGCATTGCGTTACAAA CATTGTAAGGTCCGGCGACGCGATATACGTGCGTGTTGGAGATCACGATTTGACCCGAAAGTACGGAAGTCCGGGGGCCCAGACGCTCCGGGTGGCCACCACGTATATCCACCACAACCACAATTCTCAGACTCTGGACAACGACATTGCCCTGCTCAAGCTTCACGGTCAAGCCGAACTTAAGGATGGCGTGTGCCTGGTTTGCCTACCGGCAAGGGGTGTCAGTCATGCAGCCGGCAAGCGGTGCACCGTTACAGGGTATGGGTATATGGGCGAAGCAGGTCCGATCCCATTGCGCATCCGAGAGGCCGAAATCCCGGTAGTCAGCGACACAGAGTGCATCCGCAAGATAAACGCAGTCACCGAGAAGATATTCATACTTCCAGCCAGCAGCTTTTGCGCCGGTGGTGAGGCTGGAAATGACGCCTGTCAG ggAGATGGCGGTGGACCTCTTGTGTGTCAAGACGATGGATTTTTCGAATTGGCTGGATTGGTTTCTTGGGGTTTTGGATGCGGCAGAATAGATGTACCTGGTGTATACGTTAAGGTTTCATCGTTTATTGGCTGGATCAATCAAATTATTAGTGTaaacaatttgtaa